Genomic segment of Veillonella parvula DSM 2008:
TGATACAGTGACTTTTAAAGCAGGTAATAACCTAAATGTAAATCAAACTGGTAGAGATATTACATTCTCCTTAAATAAAGAGATCTCTGATATGACTAGTTTAGGTCTTACAAATCCGGATGGTGCAAAGGCAACTATTAAGACTGGAAAAGGTGATGCTCATGTAGGTGAAACAGACCAAGCGGATCGCATTGTTTATACTAATGCAGCTGGTACTGAAGAACAGGTAGCAACATTAAAAGACGGTTTGCAATTTGGTGGCGATAATAATCCTAAAGTTATTAATAAGACATTGAATCAGAAGCTAGAAGTTGTTGGCGGTGCTGATGCAGCGAAACTGTCCGATAACAATATTGGTGTTAATGCAAAGGACGGTAAGTTGCACGTACAATTGTCTAAAGAATTGAATGACTTGACTAGCGCTCAATTCAAAAATGGTAATGCAGTGTCCACAATCAGTGGTGCAGGCACGACTGTGACAGACGGTACGAATACAACTCAATACGGTCCTAAAGGTATGACCATTAATCCAGGTGCGAATGAAATATCTCTTACCGATAAAGGCTTAAACAATGGTGGTAAAGTCATCTCCAATGTAGCGAGCGGTGGTGATGTTGATACTAATGCGGCGAATATCGGTGATGTGAAGAAAGCGGCAGCGGCATCTAAAACAACAGTATCTGTTAATAAGAAAAATACAGAAACTCCGAATTTGGTACTAGAAGAAACTGTAGATCCTGCTGATGGTCATACGAATTACGATATCAAGTTGGCAAATAAAGTTAACTTAGGTAATGGTAATATTGTTCTTGAAGGAACTGATGGTAGCATCAAGGCTAAAGGCAATATTACATCGGAAGGTACTGTAGAAGGCAAAGATCTTAAAGCGGGCGATGTAACGGTTAACAAGGACAATAAAGGTACTGTGAACGGTTTATCCAATAAGACCTGGATTCGTGGACAGGCTCCTGTGAGCGGTCAAGCAGCGACAGAAGACCAAATTCAAGCGGTAGATACTCGTGTGATGGCCGTAGAAGATAAAGTAGCGGACTTCGGCTGGATGGCGAAGAGCAGTGCTACAGGCACAGGTCAAGCAACAGGCAATAACGCAGCGACTAAGGTTGGTGATAAAACGGAAGTAGAATTCCGTGCCGGTGACAACCTCACTATTGATCAAACAGGCACTACTTTCACGTATTCCTTGAATAAAAATATGACAGGCCTTGAAAGTGTATCCGTAGGCGATGTAGCAAATGATAAGCCGGGCGTTGTATTGAACGGTGCTGACGGCACTATGGGCGTACGCGGTAAAGATGGTGCAAATGCATCTATTACAGCGGCTAAAGGTGCTGACGGATTGACAGGTACTGGTGCTGGTAAAGATCGTATCGTTTATGAAACGAAAGACGCTAACGGCAATCCTGTTAAAGAAACCGTAGCAACAATGAACGACGGCTTGCATTTCGCTGGTGATAACGGAAATACAGTTATCGATAAGACATTGAATGAAAAACTCGAAATCGTTGGTGGTGCTGATGCAACGAAATTATCAGATAACAACATCGGTGTTAATGCGAAAAACGGTAAGTTGCACGTGCAATTGTCTAAAGAATTGAATGACTTGACTAGTGCTCAATTCAAAAACGGCAATGCAGTATCTACAATCAGTGGTGCAGGCACGACTGTGACAGATGGTACGAATACAACTCAATACGGCCCTAAAGGCATGACTATTAATCCAGGTGCAAATGAAATATCTCTTACCGATAAAGGCTTAAACAATGGTGGCAAAGTCATCTCCAATGTAGCGAGCGGCGGTGATGTTGATACTAATGCGGCGAACATTGGTGATGTGAAGAAAGCAGCTGCAGCATCTAAAACGACAGTATCTGTTAATAAGAAAGATACAGAAACTCCGAATTTGGTGCTAGAAAAAACTGTAGATCCTGCCGATGGTCATACGAATTACGATATCAAATTGGCTGATAAAGTTGACTTGGGTAATGGTAATATCGTTCTTGACGGAGCTGATGGCAGCATCAAGACTAAAGGTAATATTACATCCGAAGGTACTGTAGAAGGTAAAGATCTTAAAGCGGGCGATGTAACGGTTAACAAGGATAACAAAGGGACTGTAAACGGTTTATCCAATAAGACCTGGACTCGTGGACAGGCTCCTGTGAGCGGTCAAGCAGCGACAGAAGACCAAATCCAAGCGGTAGATACTCGTGTGATGGCCGTAGAAGATAAGGTGGCAGACTTCGGCTGGATGGCTAAGAGCAGTGCTACAGGCACAGGTCAAGCAACAGGCAATAATGTAGCGACTAAGGTTGGCGATAAAACGGAAGTAGAATTCCGTGCTGGTGATAACCTCACTATTGATCAAACAGGTACTACTTTCACGTATTCCTTGAATAAAAATATGACAGGCCTTGAAAGTGTGTCCGTAGGGGATGTAGCAAATGATAAGCCGGGCGTTGTATTGAACGGTGCTGACGGCACTATGGGCGTACGCGGTAAAGATGGTGCAAATGCATCTATTACAGCGGCTAAAGGTGCTGACGGATTGACAGGTACTGGTGCTGGTAAAGATCGTATCGTTTATGAAACGAAAGACGCAGCAGGCAATCCTGTAAAAGAAACTGTAGCCACAATGAACGATGGCTTGCATTTCACTGGTGATAATGGGAATACAGTTATCGATAAGACCTTGAATGAAAAACTTGAAATCGTTGGTGGTGCTGATGCAGCGAAATTGTCCGATAACAATATCGGTGTTAATGCAAAAGACGGTAAGTTGCAAGTACAATTAGCTAAAGATTTGAATGGTTTATCTAGTGTGGAAGTGAAGGACGATAATGGTGCATCTATTGTTATGAAAGGTGACACTATTAAGAGCAAAGATGCAGCAGGAAATACTTCTGTTGTAAATGGTTCTGGCGTGACTATCACACCTGCTAATCCGCAAAATCCAAATGCTGGTACAGTGTCTTTAACTACTGAAGGCTTGAATAATGGCAACAATCAAATCAAGGGTGTCGCAGCTGGTACAGCAGATACAGATGCGGTTAACCTTGGTCAATTGAAAAAATCTAATGCTCAGCTTGCTAATGCAATTGCTAATGTTGAATCCGAAACACAACGAGTAGGCGCTCATGCGGCGGCTATGTCTGCGTTGAAACCAATTCAATATGATCCATTAGAACCAACTCAAGTTATGGCTGGATATGGTAACTACCGTGGTAAGAGTGCAGCAGCATTAGGTCTTGCTCATTATACTAATGAAGATACAATGTTCAACGTGGGTGTTTCCGTAGGTGGACGTCATAATATGATCAATGCCGGCTATACTCACAAGTTTGGTAACAGCGATGCTAAACAAGCTGTACCAGAACGCTACAAAGGCGGTCCAATCAGCTCTATTTATGTGATGCAAGATGAAATGACCTCTTTGAAAGAAGAGAATAGTAGACAGAAGGAAGTATTGGATAAACAACAAGCTGAGATCGAATCGTTGAAAGCTATGGTTAATAGTTTACTAGCCAATAAAGGTTAATAACTAAATATAGTAATTAAAATGATGATTTCGTTATAACATTCTTGTAGTGTTATCCGATATCGTAAAGGAAAAAGGTTCCGTAGGAAGTTGGTGGCCGATAAGCCGCAACTGAAATACGGAACCTTTTTCCTTTTAACTGTAGTATCCCTTTATAAGACTACTAATATTTATGTATGATATAATGTTAAAAATGAAGGAATAATGAATTTCAAACAGCTGTTATAAGGGGATTTATATTGTGGAGAATATAGAAAAGATATTTAAAAATATCAGATTACAGAAATATAAACCAGGAGGAACATCCTTTGCTGATCCTATACGAAATATATTTGTCCAATGCACACCAGAAGAGGTGGTACGGCAAAAAACAATTCTTTTTTTACAGAGCGACTTAGGAGTGCCACTTGAGAGGATTAGCGTTGAAGAGTCTATGGCTCATGTGAAAAGAGGAAAACGGGGAAGAGCAGATATAGTTGTTTATAGGGATGATAAGAAAAAAGATGCACTTTTAGTAATCGAATGTAAGGCCCCTGAGGTGGATGTATCTTGTTATATAGTACGTGAGCAGGCAGAAGGATATCTTAAAATTCTTAATGCTGATTATTATATGCTGATTAATGGGCATCAGATTATAATGTATAAATATAATTCTGGACTTGCTATAGAAATTGAAGGTATTCCTTCTTATAGAGAACTTTTAAATGATGAAGTAGAGTATGCTCGAGCATTGCCGATAAAATCATATAGTTATCATGATATTTTGTCAAAGGACCTTCAACGTGCATTCCAAAAAGAAAATTATTTAGGTGATTCTACATACCATGATATAAAATTATTTGCACTTAATTTCTTAAATTTAATTTTACTAAAAACTGCTATTAATCATGATGATTTAATTGGGATAGGTGTGTCAGAGGATTTTGGTGTAAAAAGAACTAGGTTTGGAAATAGTGCTGGTTATAACTATCAAGAGTTGACTCGTTTGTTTATCGCTAAAGATAATAAGAATAAAGACTTAATTTGGGGTCTTAGTATGATTGGTTATTATAATACACAGTTAAATGTATCAATAACAAACAAGAAAAATAAACATCACACTTTACAATTAGATCTGGATAAATTTTGTGAGTATAATCCAGTTACCAATATGATAACTGTTACACATAATGGAGCCCTATCGTTTGGTAGAGGTGGATCTATGAAACACCAAGTTGTTATAGATTATGTAAAGGATAAAGCACCAGATTTAATTAGAGAGAATAAAGTATATCTTGGTAGTATAGATAATTCTAGGTTGTTGGAATGGGAGTATTTTGATGTTCAAAACTTTATAAATAATTTACTTCGATATGGAATACTTCGTGATGAAGTGCGTGCAAAATATAAAAGGAAGTAATATCTATAAATTTATAGTTGTTGAGAACAAGTAAATGATTTGAGGAGATAATCTATTATGAAGTATATAGAAGA
This window contains:
- a CDS encoding type I restriction enzyme HsdR N-terminal domain-containing protein, producing MENIEKIFKNIRLQKYKPGGTSFADPIRNIFVQCTPEEVVRQKTILFLQSDLGVPLERISVEESMAHVKRGKRGRADIVVYRDDKKKDALLVIECKAPEVDVSCYIVREQAEGYLKILNADYYMLINGHQIIMYKYNSGLAIEIEGIPSYRELLNDEVEYARALPIKSYSYHDILSKDLQRAFQKENYLGDSTYHDIKLFALNFLNLILLKTAINHDDLIGIGVSEDFGVKRTRFGNSAGYNYQELTRLFIAKDNKNKDLIWGLSMIGYYNTQLNVSITNKKNKHHTLQLDLDKFCEYNPVTNMITVTHNGALSFGRGGSMKHQVVIDYVKDKAPDLIRENKVYLGSIDNSRLLEWEYFDVQNFINNLLRYGILRDEVRAKYKRK